The Photobacterium sanguinicancri genome includes the window TGTAAGCAAAGGTCATAACGAGCTTAGCTGAGCCCATATCTGTCTTTGAGTTCTTTGAGGTAACGGCGGCTCACGGGGACTTGTGAACCATGTAACGTGGTGATTTCAGCTAAACCATTTTCAAGTAATTTGATTTCCCTGATCGCTTGCGGGTGGATCAGATATTGGCGATGGCAACGGATCAGCGGTGTTTTTTCTTCGAGCACTTTTAGGGTGAGTTGCGTCGTCGCTTGGGTATTTGGGGTGATCACATGTACCCCCGAGAGATCAGAAAAAGCGGTTTCAATCTCATTTGGGCGTAGCAAAATAATACGGTTATGACCGCAGCACGGGATCAATTCAAGCATGTCATTGGTTATTGGCGAGTAGTCTTGAATCGCACATTCACGTTTAAGGCGCTTGATGGTTTTTCGTAAGCGGTCGTTCTCAACGGGTTTGAGTAAATAATCAAAGGCATTATCTTCAAAGGCTTTGAGGGCGAATTCATCATATGCGGTGACAAATACGACTTTAGGCATAGTGTCGGGGTCGAGCATGCTCAGCATTTCAATCCCTGTGATTTGCGGCATTTGAATATCCAAAAAAATCACATCAGGTTTTAGAGTATTGATTTTTTTCAGTCCCTCAATTGCATTAGGGCACTCATCAATCACCTCTATTTCACCACTTTCAGTCAGTAAATCGATCAGCTCTTCACGGGCATATAATTCATCATCTATCACCAGTGCTTTAATCATGTGAGGGTTTCTCCGTTGAGGCTGATTGTAATTTTAACTGTTGGTTGAGCGGCGCTGTATTGGTAAGTAGCGCTGCGGGTAAAGTGATGACGGCTTCTGTCGATTCGTTCGGCTGGCATTTCATGCTAACGCCATATTGTTTACCGAACATATTTTTAAGGCGTTTGTCGACAATCTTCATACCAAGCCCACTTTCTTCACCTACAGGTTGGTAGCAGCCTGCATTATCAGCGACAACGAGTGTGATCGTCTGATCATGAACGGCGCCGCGAATATGAATAATACCATTCTCTAATAGGGTTGAAGTACCGTGTTTGATGGCGTTTTCCACTAAAGGTTGCAAGGTAAAGGTGGGCAGCTTAAGAGTGAGTAAAACCTCTGGCACATCAACCTGTACATTTAGGCGATCAGAAAAACGAGCCAGTTCAATCTCTAAATAGGCATGAATATGTTGAAGCTCTTCTTTGAGTGTTACCGTTTCGATGTTTTGTTTTAAGTTACGACGGAAAAATTGCGATAAGTGCTGGATAAGCTGACGGGCTTTATCGGGATCACGGCGTACAACGGCATTGATGGTATTGAGTGCATTAAATAAAAAATGGGGATTCACTTGTGCTTGTAGCAAGCGCAACTCTGCTTGTGTTAACAAGGTCTGTTGCTGAATATAACGTCCGGTCAAAATTTGGTTTGAGAGTAATTTGGCTATGCCTTCACCCAGCGTCAGATTAACGGTCGAGAATAGCTTTCGCTTGGGTTCGTATAATTTTATGGTGCCTAGTACTTCATTATTACCACCAATTAGCGGGATCACTAAAGCGGAGCCTAACCGACATTTCTCATGGAGTGAGCAGCAATAAGGGATGTCGTAACCGTCGGCATACACCAGTTCACAGCTATCAATAGCGCGGCGGGTATAGCCTGATGAAATGGGGGTGTCCGGTAAATGGTGGTCGTCACCTATGCCGATAAACGCGAGAATCTTTTCTCTATCAGTAATGGCTACAGCGCCAACCTCGGTTTCTTCGTAAACAATCTGAGCAATTTTTTTAGATGTTTCTTTATTGAAGCCTTGGCTCAAAATCCCAACCGAGCGTTGTGCAATTTTGAGTGCTCGGCTAGAAAAGGCAGCAGAGTATTTTTCGTATATGGTTTTACGGTCTTGGATAATACTCATAAACAGAGCGGCACCCAGTGAATTCGCAATTACCATCGGCAAGGCGATAGCGCTGACTAAATGTAGGGCTTGATCAAATGGTTTAGCGACCACCAGAATAATCAACATCTGCATGATTTCAGCAAAAAGCGTAATAATAAAGACGATAAAAGGCTTAAAAAGTTGTTCAACTTGACCTGAACGAACTAAATATAGGTGCAGCAACCCGCCCATGACTCCTTCCATGGTCGTCGAGATAGCGCAGGCGACATCAGTAAACCCACCCATAGAATAGCGGTGCATTCCGCCCGTGAGCCCCACTGCAAATCCGACGATCGGGCCGCCTAGTAATCCGCCCATTACGGCCCCAATAGCGCGAGTGTTGGCTATTGCATCGTCGATGTTTAAACCAAAGTAAGTACCTAAAATACAGAACAAAGAAAACAAAATGTAGCAGGAAAACCGTTGCGATAACCGCCCAGAAATAGTCGTGATGGGCATGAATAATGGTGTTTTACTCAGGAGGTAAGCAATAACTAAATACACACTGAGTTGTTGCAAAAGCGAGAAAATCAGTTCCATGAGGCGGCCTATGACGGTGATTAGCAATATGGTAACCAGCTTTGAGGGATAACCCCAATATTTATTGCGTGTAAATTTAAATTTACGAATGGTAAATATTGTTTACACCCTGTTGCAATGGGAGGAAAAGGCTTGTTAATGTGACTCTTAACATGAAGCAGAAAAGATTCTGCTAGCATAAAAAGACTGAGACAGATTTTACAGGGAAGCCAACATGCAAAAAGACCAACTCAATAATATTCACATTCAAGATGAACAAGTATTGATCACGCCTGATCAACTCAAGGATAAGTTGCCTGTTAGTGAATCTGCTTTTGGCTTTATTCAACAATCTCGTCAAACCATTGCCGACATTATTCATAAACGCGATCATCGTTTACTGGTGGTGTGTGGCCCATGTTCTATTCACGATGTTGAAGCTGCAAAAACGTACGCGAAAAAGTTGAAGCAGCTTTCTGAGCAACTCGACGATCAGCTTTACATCGTAATGCGTGTGTACTTTGAGAAACCTCGTACCACGGTGGGCTGGAAAGGTTTGATCAATGACCCACATTTAGATGGCTCTTTTGAGGTTGAAGAAGGTCTCCACATTGCGCGTCAGCTATTGATTGATTTGGTTGAAATGGGTATTCCATTAGCAACCGAAGCCTTAGACCCAATCAGCCCGCAGTACATTGGTGATTTATTTAGCTGGGCAGCCATTGGTGCTCGTACGACTGAATCACAAACACACCGTGAAATGGCAAGTGGTTTATCTATGCCTGTTGGCTTTAAAAATGGTACCGATGGTAGCCTCGGTACTGCAATTAACGCGATGCAAGCTGCAGCTTCAGGTCACCGCTTTATGGGGATCAACCGCCAAGGACAGGTTGCTTTGCTAAATACCCAAGGTAACCCGGATGGTCATGTGATCCTCCGTGGTGGTAAACAAACAAATTATGATTCTGTCTCTGTGACTGAGTGTGAAAACGAGATGAGTGCTGCAGGCCTATCTCCGTCTCTGATGGTAGACTGTAGCCATGCAAACTCGCGCAAAGACTACCGTCGTCAGCCTTTAGTTGCTGAAGATGTCATTCACCAAATTCGCGAAGGTAACCAATCAATCATTGGTTTGATGCTGGAAAGCCACATCAATGAAGGTAACCAAAGTGCAGACCTAGCACGTAACGAAATGGCTTACGGTGTGTCAATTACCGATGCCTGCATTAATTGGGATGATACCGAGTCACTTCTACGTCATGCGCATAAAGAACTAGTCCCTTTTTTACAAGAACGTAATCAATAAGTACGGAAAGCAGAGTCATGGTCGCGGAACTGAGCAAATTAAGAGATCAAATCGATGAGGTTGATCGCCAGATGGTTGAGCTATTAGCCCGCCGTCTGTCATTAGTGGAAGATGTTGGTCACGTAAAAAGTCAGCATGGGTTACCTATTTACGCCCCCGATCGTGAAGCGGCAATGCTAGCTTCTCGTCGTGAAGAAGCCGAAAGCAAAGGGGTACCACCTGATCTGATTGAAGATATTTTGCGCCGTACCATGCGTGAATCATACTCCAGTGAAAATGACTCTGGCTTCAAATGCCTCAAGCCTGATCTGCGCCCGATTGTCGTGGTAGGTGGTCATGGTCAACTGGGTGGATTGTTCTGTCGTTTATTTGAACTGTCGGGTTACCAAGTACGTAAGCTAGGTAGTGATGAATGGGATCAGGCAGATGAAATTTTAGCGGATGCAGGTATGGTTGTGGTTTCGGTGCCAATCAACGTTACCGAACAAGTGATTGCCAAGTTAGGCAATTTACCTGCAGATTGTATCTTAGCGGATTTAACCTCGATAAAAAGTGGTCCGTTACAAGCCATGCTTGAAGTACATAAAGGACCGGTTATTGGTTTGCACCCAATGTTTGGCCCTGATATTCCAAGTCTTGCAAAGCAAGTGATTGTGTACTGTGATGGGCGTAACCCAGAGCATTACCAGTGGCTATTAGAGCAGTTCCAAATTTGGGGTGCGAGCTTAAACCGGATCAGTGCGATTGAACATGATCAGGGCATGACGTTGATCCAAGCGTTGCGTCACTTCACTTCATTTGTCTATGGGGTACACCTTGCCGAAGAAGATCCACGATTAGACCAATTGCTTTCGCTAAGCTCACCGATTTATCGTTTAGAGCTTGCAATGGTTGGGCGACTATTCGCGCAGGATGCACAGCTGTATGCCGATATCATAATGTCTGCCCCGCAAAACTTGGCGATGATTAAACGCTTCCATCAACGTTTTGGCGAAGCGATTACCATGCTTGAAAGCCAAGATAAGGCCGCATTCACTCAAGCCTTTGACCAAGTTGAAAATTGGTTTGGTGATTACGCCCAGCACTTCTTAACGGAAAGCCAAGGGTTATTGCGCCAAGCGAATGATTCGACCCACAGATCATAAACCACAACATTATTCAGGCGAGAGTGGTTATTCATTTTCGCCTGTATTCTGTAAAGCTTCTTGCTCGAGTATTCCAAAATTGCACAATTCCTTTCTCCCTGCGTTTGCGCTAACTTCCAATAAAAACGTAACCGAGTAATCACTCACAAACATTGTTTGCGAGTGAGAGCGTTTTAATTTTACTGCGCAATATGAATTTGCTCGATATTATTTATGCTAACACTCTAATTAAATGGATGTTTATACCTAATCTCTCCCTGTTATTTGCTTCAACTACAGATATTAAGATATTAGGAGAGGGGTAATAATATGGATTCGAGAATGAAATTAAAAATGTTAGTTGGCGCGTTAATCTTGTCTAGCTCATCGGCGATGGCGTTTAGTTTTGGTAGCTTAACAGGGGATGGTTTACCCAGCTTAACGTCCAGTCGAACCGAAGGTTTGGGGATTGCTCAAATTTCAGTACCTTATGCAAATAGCGTTAACTACTTTGGTTATATTGATAAAAGCTCAAAGCCATCAGCAAAAATTAAAGGGAAAGATGCGTACTACTTGTATGTGTGGGTGCCTGCTGCATTGGATGAATTGGGTGTGCGTATGATTTCACCTGTGGGGGATTTAGCTGAACCAACGAGTGATGATTTCGTTCAAAAAGGCTTTGAGAAAAAGCTCAAGAAAGATGCGGATAAATGGTTTGATACTTGGATCCGAGTGGAGCGTATGAGCGTGTTCTCACCCGATAAAATCAAAAATGCCAAGAAGGTCTTTAGCGTATTAGATAATGATGATGATGGCGATGACACTTATGAAGAAGAGCGCCATGCTAAATACAATTCCTTAGTTCGCATTGAAACACAGGTAAATAAACCAGAAAAAGCCCTAACGCGAGGTTTGTACCGTGTTGCATTTACCACCTTTAAAAAAGGGAATGTCAGTGGTTCATTTGTTGCAACGGTTGGTACCAATGTACCGGGTGTGAAAATGGCAACCTCATTGTCTGAACTGCATAAAATGGTTAACTAAATTGTTATCTTCTCAGTAATTACCATTGGCATCAGTGGTTGTTCAAAATAAAAAACAAGGGAGCCTGATGCTCTCTTGTTTTATTTTAGTTATTTGAGTCTGTTTCGTTTTATCAAAACTCAATATCAACGGGTTTTACATTCTCGCTTGGGTAGCAACCTAGCACTTTAATGAAGCGGGTTAAGCGCGTGAGTTCTTCGAGTGCGCCTTGCATCACTTCCGATTTTAGATTCTGCTCAACATCAAGGTAGAACATTTCTTCCCACGGATTGCCAATAACGGGACGAGACTCTAGTTTAGTCATATTGATATTGAGGTTACGCAGTACCACTAAACACTCAACCAAAGACCCCGCTTTCTGAGCGGTAGACATGATTAAGGTGGTTTTAGCGGGGATCAAAGACGTCACTTCCACGGGTTTACGGGCAACAACAATAAAACGCGTGAAGTTTTCTTGTTGGTTCGCAATACCTGACTTCACCGCTGTTAAGCCATATATTTCACCGCTGGAGGCATTGCCAATCGCTGCGACATCAGCACGTTGCAGTTCAGCCACTTTTTGCATCGCTTCAGCAGTACTCGAGCAATACTCTTGGTTGATATTTCCCATTGTATGTAAATATTCACTGCACTGCTGGTGGGGCTGTGGGTGAGAGTACAGCGTGGTAATTTGGTCTAGGCTAGTATCGGTTGCGACAAGTAAGCAGTGCTCAATCGGTTGGGTGATTTCACCGACAATCGACAGGCTAGTATGTTGAAGTAAATCGTACACTTCATTGATAGAGCCAGAGCTGGTGTTTTCAATGGGAAGCACCCCATAGTCAGCATTGCCTGTTTCGACGGTATTGATGACATCACGGAACGTCGAACAGCTCATCTCAACCAGTTTAGTTTGTTTTTTACTGAAGTAGTTACGGCTGGCAAGGTGAGAATATGACCCTTGAGATCCTAAGAAAGAAACTCGAGCTACAGGTTGTAAACTTTCTGGGTTGGTGAGTTTTTGCAAATATGCCTGCTGGTATAAGACTGAATCTTCAATAATGGTATGAAATATTTGGGTTACATACTGTGGATCGAGTTGTAGTGCATTACCCGCATCAACTAAACGCAACAACAAGGCTTGTTCCCGCGTTAAATCACGTACTGGTTTAGCTGTTTCAATTTTGCTTTTTGCGACTTCAAGACTAAGTTGGCGACGTTCAGCTAATAGCTGCAAAAGTTCGTTATCTATTCGGCTCACATTCTTGCGAATATCGTCCAATGAATATTGTTGTTCTGTCATAAGGATCCTTGTTATCGCGGCAACTTATCGGTTAATACGGTATATATGTTGTGAATACATGCAAAAAAGCCCCCCGTTTGGGAGGCTTTCTATTCGTCTTTATCTTCTTTCTTGCATAACGAATAGCCTCCACTAAGGGGACATAAAAAAGAAGGTAAAGAAAAACAGGTTTGTTATAAGCATTTGTAGAGAACACTCGTTTCGTATATGTAATAATTTGTTTACAGTCTTGTATCCCTTATGGGATTAAATCACCATATTGTGGTTGGCTAGGGTTGTCAAGGTGAAACCCTAGCCAAAACGAACAAACCCCGCACAGGGCGGGGTTGTTATCAATTCCTCTTCAAAGCTTGCGGTTATACGTCAGCTTCTTCTTCTACCTCTACTTCAGCAAGCTCGGGTTTGTCACTGTGGCTTGCTCGGCGCGCAGAAGGCTTATGCGCTTGTTTATTCAGTTGGCGTTCGAGTTTTTGATAGACTTCAGTAATTGCACCGTACATGTCGTCGTGCTCTGCTGAGGCAACAATATTACCTCCCGGAATAGCAGCAGATGCTTCAACTTTAAATTTACGGCTAGGCTCAGTGCTAACAACGGCATGCTTGTTAATTAGCGGCACTTGATACTTTTCTAACTTATTGAATTTTAGTTCAATTCTCTCACGGATAGCAGGGGTGATATCTAGGTTTTTGCCGGTGATTTCTACTGTCATAATTATCTTCCTCTTTTGCTACCCTTCGTTGGGTTGAGTTCAGATTACTAAATTCAGGCGATGATAATGTGATCTGCGTCACGTTTTGTTTTTTTAAAATATATCCAGAATAATTCTGTGATCAAATCGGTTTTGTCGTAAAAAACTTTCACGAAAAGGCTTGTTTATACCGATCAGGTTAAGGCAGTATGAAGGAAGATAAAACGCTGGCGGCTGGTGCTGACTAGGGGACTTTTTCGATTAGTTACAAACAGTTGTGTTATTTTTGTCCGTTTCGTTCTCGGTGTTATGAGCCACGTAATTGGTGAGCGACAGGCAATGATTAACCAAAACTGGGAAAATTATTAAATTGATGGTGTAACTCGAGTTCTAAAATCGAATGTTTATTATATTGAAATGGACGAGATGAATTGAGCCCGCGTTAATGCATTACTTCATTATAGAATTCAAAAAAACGGCAGCCTGAGGCTGCCGTTTTTCGTTTATGACATTAGTTTATCAACTTGGATTCAGCGCAATTTGCTTTTTAGTATTGGCAATGGGCTCTTCAAGTCCTAATGCTTCATATGCGGTTAGCATTAAATCCAATGACTTACGCGCCGCTTCAGTGTCTGGGTATAAACGTTGGATTTGCTGGCAGCGGTTAACGGCAGCTACCCATGCTTCACGGCGAACATAAAAGTCAGCAGTGGCTAACTCGTAATCAGCAAGACGATTTTTCAGGAAAATCATACGAGCTTTCGCATCAGCAGCATATTGGCTATCTGGGAAGCGATCGAGTAAACGTTTAAAGTCACGGAAAGCCGTGCGTGCAGGTACGGGATCGCGGTCGTGGCGATCGACACTAAACAGATCGTGCATAAAGCTACGGTCTTGTGCCATATGAGTGAGGCCACGCATGTACATCACCCAGTCTGTTTTTTCATGAACTGGATTTAAACGATTAAAACGGTCAATGGTGGCTTCACCTAACGCGAGATCGTCGTTCTTGTAGTAGGCATAAATGAGATCCAATTGTACCTGTTCAGAGTAGGCACCGAATGGATAACGTGAGTCGAGCGTTTCCAAACGTTCGATGGCTTTTGTCCAGCTACCACTTTGTAGGGCTTCTTGCGCAGTGGCATAAAGCTCAGAAGGTGGTACATCTGGCACAACTTCATCAGTGCTGGAACAGCCCGAAAGAAGGGCGACAGCAAGAATCGCTGTGAGAGTCAGGCGTTTCATTACGGCGTCAGATTCCTTGATCAAAAATTTTATTTCTGTGATCCATTACGGTGAGAGCCGTTAACAGATACAATGACACTATTAGGTTATTTTACTCAGCGTTTGGCATTTAGTCTCACGCTTTTTGAAAAAGTTCGCTATGGCACAGCAAATAGAGTTAACAAATACAGTAAATGAGAGCCAGCTAGGCAAACGTCTAGACCAGGTTATCGCAGAATTATATCCAGATTACTCTCGATCTCGCATCAAGGATTGGATTCTTGGCGACATGGTGTCGGTTAACGGCAGTGTCGTTAATAAGCCACGCGCAAAAATGATGGGTGGCGAAGAGCTGCACATTATTGCAGAGATTGAAGATGAAGTTCGTTGGGAAGCACAAGATATTCCGTTGAATATTGTGTATGAAGATGACGATATTATCGTGATCAACAAACCTCGTGACTTCGTGGTTCACCCAGGCGCCGGTACGCCAGATTGCACGGTATTGAATGCGTTATTGCATCATTGCCCGTTGCTTGCTGAAGTACCGCGAGCTGGTATTGTGCACCGTTTGGATAAAGACACGACCGGTTTGATGGTTGTGGCTAAAACAATCCAGTCGCAAACACGTTTAGTGCGTGCGCTACAAAAGCGTAAAATTACGCGTGAATACGAAGCTATCGCTATTGGTAGAATGACGGGCGGTGGCACGATTGAAAAGCCAATCGGTCGTCACTCGACTAAACGAATCTGCATGGCTGTTCACGAGTTAGGTAAACCTGCAATTACACACTACCGTGTTGCAGAGCACTTCCGTGAACATACGCGTTTGATTTTACGTCTTGAGACGGGTCGTACGCACCAGATCCGTGTTCACATGTCATACCTGACTTACCCGCTAGTGGGTGATGTGCAATACGGTGGCCGTCCGCGTCCACCACGCCATGCATCTGATGAGTTAATTGCCGCGTTACGCGCATTTGACCGTCAAGCACTGCATGCTCGTATGTTGCGTCTTGCTCACCCAATGACGGGTGAAGTGATGGAATGGCATGCACCGCTACCAAACGATATGGTGGCGATGATCGACATTCTACGTAAAGATAAAGTCGAGCATGGCGTTGATGACTATTAATATCAGCAGCTAGCGTCAGCTAACACCAATGGATGTGATGAGATGATGACAACGCAAATTATCCCTGACTGGCCTGCACCTACGAATGTGAAAGCAATTAGCACAACACGAGTCGGTGGAACCAGCGTAGCGCCCTACCAAAGTTTTAACTTGGGTTTGCATGTGGGGGATGATCCTCTGGCGGTTTGTCATCATCGTGATAGTTTGCAGCAACAGCTACAACTGCCATCATCACCGGCTTGGTTAAATCAAACACATAGCACGACAGTCTTAACGCTAACGAAACCTTTGCTTGAAGTTGTCGATGCAGATGGCAGTTATACCCAGCAATCGGGTATCGCCTGCACTGTAATGACTGCCGATTGTTTGCCTGTTTTATTGTGTGATAAAGCGGGTACGCAAGTCGCGGCTGTTCATGCGGGGTGGCGCGGTTTAGTCGATGGCATTATTGAACAAGCATTAGCATTATTTAATGCGCCAAGTAGTGACATACTTGTATGGTTAGGCCCTGCTATTGGCCCACAGCAATTTGAGGTGGGAGAAGAAGTACGCCAGCAGTTTATGGCTGTGCTTCCTGAAGCCGAGTGTGCATTTACAGCACACGGTGAAAAGTGGCTAGCTGATATTTATCAGTTAGCTCG containing:
- a CDS encoding sensor histidine kinase, whose amino-acid sequence is MELIFSLLQQLSVYLVIAYLLSKTPLFMPITTISGRLSQRFSCYILFSLFCILGTYFGLNIDDAIANTRAIGAVMGGLLGGPIVGFAVGLTGGMHRYSMGGFTDVACAISTTMEGVMGGLLHLYLVRSGQVEQLFKPFIVFIITLFAEIMQMLIILVVAKPFDQALHLVSAIALPMVIANSLGAALFMSIIQDRKTIYEKYSAAFSSRALKIAQRSVGILSQGFNKETSKKIAQIVYEETEVGAVAITDREKILAFIGIGDDHHLPDTPISSGYTRRAIDSCELVYADGYDIPYCCSLHEKCRLGSALVIPLIGGNNEVLGTIKLYEPKRKLFSTVNLTLGEGIAKLLSNQILTGRYIQQQTLLTQAELRLLQAQVNPHFLFNALNTINAVVRRDPDKARQLIQHLSQFFRRNLKQNIETVTLKEELQHIHAYLEIELARFSDRLNVQVDVPEVLLTLKLPTFTLQPLVENAIKHGTSTLLENGIIHIRGAVHDQTITLVVADNAGCYQPVGEESGLGMKIVDKRLKNMFGKQYGVSMKCQPNESTEAVITLPAALLTNTAPLNQQLKLQSASTEKPSHD
- a CDS encoding LipL32 family surface lipoprotein, which encodes MKLKMLVGALILSSSSAMAFSFGSLTGDGLPSLTSSRTEGLGIAQISVPYANSVNYFGYIDKSSKPSAKIKGKDAYYLYVWVPAALDELGVRMISPVGDLAEPTSDDFVQKGFEKKLKKDADKWFDTWIRVERMSVFSPDKIKNAKKVFSVLDNDDDGDDTYEEERHAKYNSLVRIETQVNKPEKALTRGLYRVAFTTFKKGNVSGSFVATVGTNVPGVKMATSLSELHKMVN
- the bamD gene encoding outer membrane protein assembly factor BamD, encoding MKRLTLTAILAVALLSGCSSTDEVVPDVPPSELYATAQEALQSGSWTKAIERLETLDSRYPFGAYSEQVQLDLIYAYYKNDDLALGEATIDRFNRLNPVHEKTDWVMYMRGLTHMAQDRSFMHDLFSVDRHDRDPVPARTAFRDFKRLLDRFPDSQYAADAKARMIFLKNRLADYELATADFYVRREAWVAAVNRCQQIQRLYPDTEAARKSLDLMLTAYEALGLEEPIANTKKQIALNPS
- the tyrA gene encoding bifunctional chorismate mutase/prephenate dehydrogenase, translated to MVAELSKLRDQIDEVDRQMVELLARRLSLVEDVGHVKSQHGLPIYAPDREAAMLASRREEAESKGVPPDLIEDILRRTMRESYSSENDSGFKCLKPDLRPIVVVGGHGQLGGLFCRLFELSGYQVRKLGSDEWDQADEILADAGMVVVSVPINVTEQVIAKLGNLPADCILADLTSIKSGPLQAMLEVHKGPVIGLHPMFGPDIPSLAKQVIVYCDGRNPEHYQWLLEQFQIWGASLNRISAIEHDQGMTLIQALRHFTSFVYGVHLAEEDPRLDQLLSLSSPIYRLELAMVGRLFAQDAQLYADIIMSAPQNLAMIKRFHQRFGEAITMLESQDKAAFTQAFDQVENWFGDYAQHFLTESQGLLRQANDSTHRS
- a CDS encoding 3-deoxy-7-phosphoheptulonate synthase produces the protein MQKDQLNNIHIQDEQVLITPDQLKDKLPVSESAFGFIQQSRQTIADIIHKRDHRLLVVCGPCSIHDVEAAKTYAKKLKQLSEQLDDQLYIVMRVYFEKPRTTVGWKGLINDPHLDGSFEVEEGLHIARQLLIDLVEMGIPLATEALDPISPQYIGDLFSWAAIGARTTESQTHREMASGLSMPVGFKNGTDGSLGTAINAMQAAASGHRFMGINRQGQVALLNTQGNPDGHVILRGGKQTNYDSVSVTECENEMSAAGLSPSLMVDCSHANSRKDYRRQPLVAEDVIHQIREGNQSIIGLMLESHINEGNQSADLARNEMAYGVSITDACINWDDTESLLRHAHKELVPFLQERNQ
- the pgeF gene encoding peptidoglycan editing factor PgeF, with protein sequence MMTTQIIPDWPAPTNVKAISTTRVGGTSVAPYQSFNLGLHVGDDPLAVCHHRDSLQQQLQLPSSPAWLNQTHSTTVLTLTKPLLEVVDADGSYTQQSGIACTVMTADCLPVLLCDKAGTQVAAVHAGWRGLVDGIIEQALALFNAPSSDILVWLGPAIGPQQFEVGEEVRQQFMAVLPEAECAFTAHGEKWLADIYQLARQRLCHSGITHIYGGEHCTVTESDTFFSYRRDGVTGRQASLIWIE
- the btsR gene encoding two-component system response regulator BtsR, with translation MIKALVIDDELYAREELIDLLTESGEIEVIDECPNAIEGLKKINTLKPDVIFLDIQMPQITGIEMLSMLDPDTMPKVVFVTAYDEFALKAFEDNAFDYLLKPVENDRLRKTIKRLKRECAIQDYSPITNDMLELIPCCGHNRIILLRPNEIETAFSDLSGVHVITPNTQATTQLTLKVLEEKTPLIRCHRQYLIHPQAIREIKLLENGLAEITTLHGSQVPVSRRYLKELKDRYGLS
- the rluD gene encoding 23S rRNA pseudouridine(1911/1915/1917) synthase RluD gives rise to the protein MAQQIELTNTVNESQLGKRLDQVIAELYPDYSRSRIKDWILGDMVSVNGSVVNKPRAKMMGGEELHIIAEIEDEVRWEAQDIPLNIVYEDDDIIVINKPRDFVVHPGAGTPDCTVLNALLHHCPLLAEVPRAGIVHRLDKDTTGLMVVAKTIQSQTRLVRALQKRKITREYEAIAIGRMTGGGTIEKPIGRHSTKRICMAVHELGKPAITHYRVAEHFREHTRLILRLETGRTHQIRVHMSYLTYPLVGDVQYGGRPRPPRHASDELIAALRAFDRQALHARMLRLAHPMTGEVMEWHAPLPNDMVAMIDILRKDKVEHGVDDY
- the hpf gene encoding ribosome hibernation-promoting factor, HPF/YfiA family, whose protein sequence is MTVEITGKNLDITPAIRERIELKFNKLEKYQVPLINKHAVVSTEPSRKFKVEASAAIPGGNIVASAEHDDMYGAITEVYQKLERQLNKQAHKPSARRASHSDKPELAEVEVEEEADV
- the pheA gene encoding prephenate dehydratase, encoding MTEQQYSLDDIRKNVSRIDNELLQLLAERRQLSLEVAKSKIETAKPVRDLTREQALLLRLVDAGNALQLDPQYVTQIFHTIIEDSVLYQQAYLQKLTNPESLQPVARVSFLGSQGSYSHLASRNYFSKKQTKLVEMSCSTFRDVINTVETGNADYGVLPIENTSSGSINEVYDLLQHTSLSIVGEITQPIEHCLLVATDTSLDQITTLYSHPQPHQQCSEYLHTMGNINQEYCSSTAEAMQKVAELQRADVAAIGNASSGEIYGLTAVKSGIANQQENFTRFIVVARKPVEVTSLIPAKTTLIMSTAQKAGSLVECLVVLRNLNINMTKLESRPVIGNPWEEMFYLDVEQNLKSEVMQGALEELTRLTRFIKVLGCYPSENVKPVDIEF